A single window of Nicotiana sylvestris chromosome 3, ASM39365v2, whole genome shotgun sequence DNA harbors:
- the LOC138888133 gene encoding uncharacterized protein, with the protein MSWMLDAEIHLDVMGLRDAIKDKNKPSTQDCAKALIFLRHHLDERLKIEYLIVKDPLLLWNDLKEIYDNVMLVTLPQAQYDWALLRLQDFKSVSEYNSTMFRITSKLKLCGESITDYDMLEKTFTMFHASNMVLQQQYRDKRFQEVL; encoded by the coding sequence ATGTCATGGATgttggatgctgaaatccatttagatgtTATGGGTCTTAGAGACGCtattaaagataaaaataaaccatCTACCCAAGACTGTGCTAAAGCCTTAATTTTcttgcgccatcaccttgatgagaggttgaaaatagaatatctcaTAGTCAAAGATCCACTTCTTTTGTGGAATGACTTAAAGGAAATATATGACAACGTAATGTTGGTCACACTTCCACAAGCACAATATGATTGGGCTCTTCTGAGactccaagactttaagtctgtttctgaatataattctaCGATGTTtagaattacttctaaattgaaactTTGTGGAGAAAGTATCACTgactatgatatgcttgaaaaaacaTTCACAATgtttcatgcctccaatatggtACTGCAACAGCAGTACAGAGACAAAAGGTTTCAAGAAGTACTCTGA